DNA sequence from the Vicinamibacterales bacterium genome:
ATTTCGGCGATGACTGGGACCACCGCGTTCTGGTCGAATCGATCGCCACCGCCGGCGCCGCCGCGCACCGCGCGTTGTGCCTCGACGGCGCGCGCGCCTGCCCGCCCGAGGACTGCGGCGGACCGCACGCATACGCGGACCCCCTCGCCGCGCTGGGAGACCCGTCCGACGAGCGGCACGCAGATCTGACCGACTGGATTGGTCAGTTCGACCCCGAGGCGTTCGACCTGGATATCGTGAACCGCAAGCTCGCGCGCCTGCGGGTGTGAGTTCGTTCATCGCGCACCCGCGTGGTCGCCAGGTACGCTGATCTTTCCATCTTCCAAAGCCCCTCAGACGATGGCATCGTCGTCTTCGAGGTCCTCGAGTATTCGACTGAGGCGCCCTCCACCCGCGCGTCCCATACGGCGCCGGAGAGAACGACTTCAACGCCGACTGCACTTCAGATGACGAATAGCGTTCGATGAACATCGCCGAATCCACAGCGAGCCGCGCCGAACAACTGCTCCACGCGATGCTGGGCCCAGGTGCCGCGTTCCGCGAGGGCCAGCTCGAGGGCATCGTAACTACGGTAGACATGCGCG
Encoded proteins:
- a CDS encoding plasmid pRiA4b ORF-3 family protein, which gives rise to FGDDWDHRVLVESIATAGAAAHRALCLDGARACPPEDCGGPHAYADPLAALGDPSDERHADLTDWIGQFDPEAFDLDIVNRKLARLRV